GTGACGAGGAAGAGGCGAGACGGTTTAGGGAGTTAATGGTTGAGGTATTTTCGTATATAGGGGCGTCGAATCCAGGAGATTTCTTGCCGATTTTGAATTGGATTGATGGTGGCAGGTttgagaagaaattgaaaaactTTGGGAAAAGAACTGATGAATTTGCACAACGGTTGATTGATGAACACAGAAGTAAAAAGAATAATTTAGAGAGCATGAACACCATGATTGATCATCTTCTTTCTTCGCAAGAATCAGAACCTGATTATCTCACTGACGAGATTATCAAAGGGCTTGTGTTGGTTAGTGTTCTGTCTCTCCCCTGTTTCTTGTTCTTCTCTCCAAGTAGAACGAAGTTGAAaaacatttattattattataattatttgccATGCACGTGTGAGGATAAGAATCAGGATAAGTCATTTTGCCCTgtttaaaaaaaacaaaaatgatttttttaagaaattaaatatcGTGAATGAATTTGTCAGAAAATAAAGTATGTGGGTCAAATTACATTTTTATATTTCTTAAATTAATGTAGGCAAGGAAATTTTATCAattataaactttattttcttatttttatatttcataaatGTTTCAATATAGATaagcatttaattttatttatttataatttttaattagtcTATTTTCAACtgcatttaaatttaatattttaattttataattgaatATAATAAGAATAATAGCTAAAAAAATCAtgtgatttttaaatttttataattttattctaaattataaaaattattaattaaatcttaagttttttaatttttattgattctattatattgttaataaaattatcatCTCACTAATAGAAAGTCCCATCAAATATCACAGTAGGATACAAATAATAAGAGTCAAAAAAGTATAGAGTTTGAATAATAAATTTTTTGGTATACGTATAattgtaaaaaaattatataaattataagtatataatttttttgataattttttcgatctattttaatttatataaaattttaaattactttttaaaattgaaagttaattaataacttgattttaattaatttacttgATTTAAAAATGATTCATATactaattttaactagttttaacAATTTAATTGTTGTTGAGAGTTAATTAATAACTTGATTTTAACAATTTAATTGTTATTGTCATTgcatgtattttaattaattatatatataatttttataataaatatttaagaaaattttattttttaatctttGGCTTATGTTATGGATGACGATAtgtaaaatacttaaaaaaattatttacataaaatatatttataattaataatttatattttaattttaataattttaaaaaaattgccTAAAAAATCTTacacttttaattttttataattatattttatattaattaaattatcaattaaactctatattttttaatttttatcatttatATCTTATCATTCATATGATGTAATAGTTAATGTGGCAGTTAATATGATATCTCTTTAGGTTAGATAATAGTTTTATTAATGATGGGataaaatttgtaaaattaaaaaattaataatttaattaatattttttatggtGTGTGATagaattgtaaaaattttaaaaatataaaatttttaatggaAATACATTTTTAATTGGGCTTGTGCAGACCATGATATTTACGGGGACCGATACATCAGCGGTGACGTTAGAATGGGCAATGTCCAATCTACTCAATAATCCACGCGTACTGAAGAAAGCTAGAGATGAAATAGACGCTCAAGTTGGCCCACAATGCTTACTAGATGAGCCTCATCTCTCCAAACTACCATACCTTCAAAACATCTTCCACGAAACCCTCCGATTATACCCGGCCGCCCCACTCCTTGGCCCCCATGAAGCATCTGATGATTGCACCATCGGAGGATACAATGTGCCACGTGGCACAATCGTATTGGTAAATGCATGGGCTATGCACAGAGATCCTGCGCTTTGGGATGATCCAATGAGTTTTAAGCCTGAGAGATTTGATGACGGAGGAGGGGAGGGCTCCAAGTTTACACCATTTGGATTGGGGAGAAGGGCTTGTCCAGGAGCAGGCCTAGCCCAACGTGTTGTGAGTTTGGCTTTGGGAACGTTGATTCAATGCTTTGAATGGAAGAGGGTCACTCATGAGGAAATTGATATGATGGAAGGCAGAGGGTTCATCATGCCGAAGCTTGAGCCCCTAGAAGCCATGTGCAAAGCTCGCCCAATTGTCAAG
This sequence is a window from Hevea brasiliensis isolate MT/VB/25A 57/8 chromosome 10, ASM3005281v1, whole genome shotgun sequence. Protein-coding genes within it:
- the LOC110645008 gene encoding cytochrome P450 81Q32-like, with the protein product MLENLVKQSKKKEIMEDSVPCFFLSVLILFLVFKTFRSRICYRNLPPSPPALPIIGHLRLLKPRMYRTLQNLAQEYGPIFSLRFGCRLVVVVSSSSAVEECFTKNDVILANRPKFLAGKHIAYNNTTIPQSSYGDHWRNLRRIVAIEIFSTARLNKFLSIRKDEIKRLITKLSQRSLQDFAKVELKSSFKELTFNMTVRMIAGKRYYGEDVSDEEEARRFRELMVEVFSYIGASNPGDFLPILNWIDGGRFEKKLKNFGKRTDEFAQRLIDEHRSKKNNLESMNTMIDHLLSSQESEPDYLTDEIIKGLVLTMIFTGTDTSAVTLEWAMSNLLNNPRVLKKARDEIDAQVGPQCLLDEPHLSKLPYLQNIFHETLRLYPAAPLLGPHEASDDCTIGGYNVPRGTIVLVNAWAMHRDPALWDDPMSFKPERFDDGGGEGSKFTPFGLGRRACPGAGLAQRVVSLALGTLIQCFEWKRVTHEEIDMMEGRGFIMPKLEPLEAMCKARPIVKNILS